A single region of the Nitrospirota bacterium genome encodes:
- a CDS encoding branched-chain amino acid ABC transporter permease, with protein MISTIAYGLTIGAILYIISIGLSLTFGTMRIVNFAHGLIYTVGAYLLMTLLPVARENFLIAAVMTIAAVVPLSYLIERFVIRKLYGVSIDYAIIATYAVLLIGVDLIKWIWGASPVPLTDPLGSYVTVFSVTLPLYRLLIIALSLALYAALWLFFKKTMVGKIVVAALEDKDAVRSLGISVDRYFSYVFVLGSCLAALGGLLYAPITSVHPYMGFMILLISFAVVIVGGLGNLRGTFIAAFALGMVMAITGRFWGPAAETMVFAVMAVVLIIKPIEV; from the coding sequence ATGATCAGTACCATAGCATACGGACTCACCATAGGAGCGATCCTGTACATCATCAGCATCGGCCTCTCGCTGACCTTCGGGACCATGAGGATCGTGAATTTCGCCCACGGCCTGATCTATACCGTCGGCGCCTATCTCCTCATGACCCTGCTCCCCGTAGCGCGGGAGAATTTCCTGATCGCGGCGGTGATGACCATTGCCGCCGTCGTGCCGCTGAGCTATCTCATCGAGCGGTTCGTCATCCGGAAGCTCTACGGGGTCTCGATCGATTACGCGATCATCGCGACGTATGCGGTGCTGCTGATAGGCGTGGATCTCATCAAGTGGATCTGGGGAGCGAGCCCGGTTCCCCTCACCGATCCTCTCGGCTCCTATGTCACGGTCTTCTCGGTGACCCTCCCGCTCTACCGCCTGCTCATCATAGCCCTCTCCCTGGCGCTGTACGCCGCCTTGTGGCTCTTCTTCAAAAAGACGATGGTGGGCAAGATCGTTGTCGCGGCCCTCGAGGATAAGGATGCGGTGCGGAGCCTCGGCATCAGCGTGGACCGTTATTTTTCCTACGTTTTCGTTCTGGGGAGCTGCCTCGCGGCGCTCGGCGGGCTGCTCTATGCACCCATAACGTCCGTGCATCCCTACATGGGATTCATGATACTCCTCATAAGCTTTGCCGTGGTCATCGTCGGAGGGCTCGGCAATCTCAGGGGCACGTTCATCGCCGCCTTTGCCCTGGGAATGGTCATGGCGATTACCGGGAGGTTCTGGGGACCGGCTGCCGAGACCATGGTCTTTGCGGTGATGGCGGTGGTGCTCATCATAAAACCGATAGAAGTATAA